One Allostreptomyces psammosilenae DNA segment encodes these proteins:
- a CDS encoding PspC domain-containing protein — protein MSSTFSSYTGLSRPRQGRVIAGVCAGLADRFGISRTTMRVIFVASCLLPGPQVLLYLALWLLMPQR, from the coding sequence ATGTCCAGCACGTTCAGCAGTTACACCGGGCTCAGCCGGCCCCGCCAGGGCCGGGTCATCGCGGGCGTCTGCGCGGGGCTCGCCGACCGGTTCGGGATCAGCCGCACCACGATGCGGGTGATCTTCGTGGCCTCGTGCCTGCTGCCCGGGCCGCAGGTCCTGCTCTACCTGGCGCTGTGGCTGCTGATGCCGCAGCGGTGA
- a CDS encoding thymidine phosphorylase, protein MDVISVIRTKRDHGELSDEQIDWVVDAYTRGAVADEQMSALAMAILLNGMTEREISRWTAAMIGSGERLDFSALSRPTVDKHSTGGVGDKITLPLAPLVAACGAAVPQLSGRGLGHTGGTLDKLESIPGWRARLSGEEVLRVLEEVGAVICAAGEGLAPADRKLYALRDVTGTVESIPLIASSIMSKKIAEGTGSLVLDVKVGTGAFMKTLDDARELARTMVALGGDAGVRTVALLTDMSTPLGRTAGNALEVRESVEVLAGGGPSDVVDLTVALAREMLAGAGIDGVDPADALRDGRAMDVWRRMITAQGGDPDAPLPTARETHTVTAPRDGVLTRLDAYAVGLAAWRLGAGRARKEDAVQAGAGVELHAKPGESVRAGQPLLTLHTDTPEVFQYALGALDADALTISPPGTPHAARPVVLERIA, encoded by the coding sequence GTGGACGTCATCTCGGTCATCCGCACCAAGCGGGACCACGGCGAGCTGAGCGACGAGCAGATCGACTGGGTGGTCGACGCCTACACCCGCGGCGCGGTGGCCGACGAGCAGATGTCCGCCCTGGCCATGGCGATCCTGCTGAACGGGATGACGGAACGGGAGATCTCCCGGTGGACCGCCGCCATGATCGGCTCCGGGGAGCGCCTGGACTTCAGCGCCCTGAGCCGGCCGACCGTGGACAAGCACTCCACCGGCGGCGTCGGCGACAAGATCACCCTGCCGCTGGCCCCGCTGGTCGCCGCCTGCGGCGCCGCCGTGCCGCAGCTGTCCGGCCGCGGCCTCGGCCACACCGGCGGCACCCTGGACAAGCTGGAGTCCATCCCGGGCTGGCGCGCCCGACTCAGTGGCGAGGAGGTGCTGCGCGTCCTGGAGGAGGTCGGCGCCGTCATCTGCGCGGCCGGTGAGGGCCTGGCCCCGGCCGACCGCAAGCTCTACGCCCTGCGCGACGTCACCGGCACGGTGGAGTCCATCCCGCTGATCGCCAGCTCGATCATGAGCAAGAAGATCGCCGAGGGCACCGGCTCGCTGGTGCTCGACGTCAAGGTCGGCACCGGGGCCTTCATGAAGACCCTGGACGACGCCCGGGAGCTCGCCCGCACCATGGTCGCCCTCGGCGGCGACGCCGGCGTGCGGACGGTGGCCCTGCTCACCGACATGTCCACGCCGCTCGGCCGGACCGCCGGCAACGCCCTGGAGGTCCGCGAGTCGGTGGAGGTGCTCGCCGGCGGCGGCCCGTCCGACGTCGTCGACCTGACCGTCGCGCTGGCCCGGGAGATGCTGGCCGGCGCCGGCATCGACGGCGTCGACCCGGCCGACGCGCTGCGCGACGGGCGGGCCATGGACGTCTGGCGGCGGATGATCACCGCCCAGGGCGGCGACCCGGACGCGCCGCTGCCCACCGCCCGGGAGACCCACACCGTCACCGCCCCGCGCGACGGCGTGCTCACCCGGCTGGACGCCTACGCCGTCGGCCTGGCCGCCTGGCGGCTCGGCGCCGGACGCGCCCGCAAGGAGGACGCCGTGCAGGCCGGCGCCGGCGTCGAACTGCACGCCAAGCCGGGGGAGTCGGTCCGCGCCGGACAGCCCCTGCTGACCCTGCACACCGACACGCCCGAGGTGTTCCAGTACGCGCTGGGCGCCCTGGACGCCGACGCCCTCACCATCTCCCCGCCCGGAACGCCACACGCGGCCCGGCCGGTCGTGCTGGAGCGCATCGCCTGA
- a CDS encoding LysR family transcriptional regulator, which translates to MPPGSEELLLSLAPRLAQFVAVARHQHVTRAAAETGVPQPTLSRAVARLEQELGVDLLARSGRSVRLTRAGRELFEVAERVLGELATGVERVRSGADPTAGRVAFGFLHTLGTEAVPGLLSEFRAKHPGIRFQLVQDHDMAVQARLRAGQLDLCLTSPVPDAPDITARKLGEQRLHLVVPPGHRLAGRRRIRLAEAAGDDFVTLESGYGLRRITDELCARAGFTPRVAFEGEEVATLRGLVAAGLGVALLPSSVARRPDVVELDVTAPRAVRQIGLAWLTGHEAPPPVVAFRQFVLARRAKLLRGEEGEWRPDTP; encoded by the coding sequence ATGCCGCCGGGTTCGGAGGAGCTGCTGCTGTCGCTGGCGCCGCGCCTGGCGCAGTTCGTCGCCGTCGCCCGCCACCAGCACGTGACCCGCGCCGCGGCCGAGACCGGCGTGCCGCAGCCGACGCTCTCCCGCGCCGTGGCCCGGTTGGAGCAGGAGCTGGGCGTGGACCTGCTGGCCCGCTCCGGCCGCTCCGTCCGGCTCACCCGGGCCGGGCGGGAGCTCTTCGAGGTGGCCGAGCGGGTCCTCGGCGAGCTGGCCACCGGCGTGGAACGGGTGCGCTCCGGCGCCGACCCGACCGCCGGCCGGGTCGCCTTCGGCTTCCTGCACACCCTGGGCACGGAGGCCGTCCCCGGGCTGCTCAGCGAGTTCCGGGCGAAGCACCCGGGGATCCGGTTCCAGCTCGTGCAGGACCACGACATGGCCGTGCAGGCCCGGCTGCGCGCCGGCCAGCTCGACCTGTGCCTGACCTCACCAGTGCCGGACGCCCCCGACATCACCGCCCGGAAGCTCGGCGAACAGCGCCTGCACCTGGTGGTGCCGCCGGGCCACCGGCTGGCCGGCCGGCGCCGGATCCGGCTCGCCGAGGCCGCCGGCGACGACTTCGTGACCCTGGAGTCCGGCTACGGCCTGCGGCGGATCACCGACGAGCTGTGCGCGCGGGCCGGCTTCACCCCGCGCGTCGCCTTCGAGGGCGAGGAGGTCGCCACGCTGCGCGGACTGGTGGCGGCCGGGCTGGGCGTCGCGCTGCTGCCGTCCTCGGTGGCCCGCCGCCCGGACGTGGTCGAACTGGACGTCACCGCGCCGCGCGCGGTGCGGCAGATCGGGCTGGCCTGGCTCACCGGACACGAGGCGCCGCCACCGGTGGTGGCCTTCCGGCAGTTCGTGCTGGCCCGCCGGGCCAAGCTGCTGCGCGGGGAGGAGGGCGAGTGGCGGCCGGACACCCCGTGA
- a CDS encoding adenosine deaminase yields MQTNASPNASADSAAPAASANATGTPGATDTIANAAPPVGGQIVRPAARAAGAPAAPEQVRRAPKVSLHDHLDGGLRPGTVAELAAEIGYADRLPTTDPEELGRWFRDAADSGSLERYLEGFAHTCAVMQTREGLIRVAAEAVEDLAADGVVYGELRYAPEQHLERGLSLTEVIEAVNEGCRLGERRAAEAGRRIRVGVLASAMRQAKRSREIAELADAYRERGVVGFDIAGPENGFPPALHQEAFDFLRFNGDHITIHAGEAYGLPSIREALHRCHAERIGHGAAIVEDITPIGEGGAEGYRLGRVASWVRDSRTCLELCPTSNLQTGVCSSYAEHPLGLLASLGFRVTVNTDNRLMSGTSLSEEFIHMVAAFGWSLADIERMTVDAAESAFLPLDERRELIEEVIRPGFAALAD; encoded by the coding sequence ATGCAGACGAACGCCTCCCCGAACGCCTCCGCGGACAGCGCCGCGCCCGCTGCCTCCGCCAACGCGACCGGCACCCCCGGCGCCACCGACACCATCGCCAACGCCGCGCCGCCGGTCGGCGGCCAGATCGTGCGCCCGGCCGCCCGTGCCGCCGGCGCCCCCGCCGCGCCCGAGCAGGTCCGCCGTGCCCCCAAGGTCTCCCTCCACGACCACCTGGACGGCGGCCTGCGCCCCGGCACCGTCGCCGAACTCGCCGCCGAGATCGGCTACGCCGACCGCCTGCCCACCACCGACCCCGAGGAACTCGGCCGCTGGTTCCGCGACGCCGCCGACTCCGGCTCGCTGGAGCGCTACCTGGAGGGCTTCGCCCACACCTGCGCGGTGATGCAGACCCGCGAGGGCCTGATCCGGGTCGCCGCCGAGGCGGTGGAGGACCTGGCCGCCGACGGGGTCGTCTACGGCGAGCTGCGCTACGCCCCCGAGCAGCACCTGGAGCGCGGCCTCAGCCTCACCGAGGTCATCGAGGCGGTCAACGAGGGCTGCCGGCTCGGCGAGCGCCGCGCCGCCGAGGCCGGCCGGCGCATCCGGGTCGGCGTGCTGGCCAGCGCCATGCGCCAGGCCAAGCGCTCCCGGGAGATCGCCGAACTGGCCGACGCCTACCGGGAGCGCGGCGTGGTGGGCTTCGACATCGCCGGACCGGAGAACGGCTTCCCGCCGGCGCTCCACCAGGAGGCGTTCGACTTCCTGCGCTTCAACGGCGACCACATCACCATCCACGCCGGCGAGGCGTACGGGCTGCCGTCCATCCGCGAGGCCCTGCACCGCTGCCACGCCGAGCGGATCGGCCACGGCGCCGCCATCGTCGAGGACATCACGCCGATCGGCGAGGGCGGGGCGGAGGGCTACCGGCTCGGCCGGGTGGCCTCCTGGGTGCGCGACAGCCGCACCTGCCTGGAGCTGTGCCCCACCTCCAACCTGCAGACGGGCGTCTGCTCCAGCTACGCGGAGCACCCGCTGGGGCTGCTGGCCTCGCTGGGGTTCCGGGTGACGGTCAACACCGACAACCGGCTGATGAGCGGCACCTCGCTGAGCGAGGAGTTCATCCACATGGTGGCGGCCTTCGGCTGGTCGCTGGCCGACATCGAGCGGATGACGGTGGACGCCGCGGAGAGCGCCTTCCTGCCGCTCGACGAGCGCCGCGAGCTGATCGAGGAGGTCATCCGCCCGGGCTTCGCCGCCCTGGCCGACTGA
- a CDS encoding WXG100 family type VII secretion target, whose amino-acid sequence MTGHFLVHVERLDRMLTQLRDGADRMSDALRAMEDVGPKSTGSRRLDGACDDFSDEWHYAIDKIREGTSEIAGKLEQTRNGYQQTEEAIRQVFQPPDGSAPSPSPSPTPAPTAPTPPDGSSPAPAPSPQGPPVSTQPYPAEPGTVPTPPVTTQPAPA is encoded by the coding sequence ATGACTGGGCATTTCCTGGTCCACGTCGAGCGACTCGACCGCATGTTGACGCAGCTCCGGGACGGGGCGGACCGCATGTCCGACGCCCTGCGGGCCATGGAGGACGTCGGCCCGAAGTCGACCGGATCCCGACGGTTGGACGGGGCCTGCGACGACTTCAGCGACGAGTGGCACTACGCGATCGACAAGATCCGCGAGGGCACCAGCGAGATCGCCGGCAAGCTCGAACAGACCCGGAACGGCTACCAGCAGACCGAGGAAGCCATCCGCCAGGTGTTCCAGCCGCCGGACGGCTCCGCCCCCTCCCCCTCCCCCTCGCCCACGCCGGCCCCGACGGCCCCCACCCCGCCGGACGGATCCTCCCCCGCGCCCGCCCCGTCGCCGCAGGGACCGCCGGTGTCCACGCAGCCGTACCCCGCCGAGCCGGGCACCGTCCCGACCCCTCCGGTGACGACCCAGCCGGCGCCGGCGTAG
- a CDS encoding MFS transporter, producing MTTATLAPSPTTPPHPRPATAPTTSAQAPCRDPRHRAGSPAFRRVNFALLAAGIATFALLYSTQALLPAISDGLGLSPARASLTVSFATGALALAVIPVSALSERYGRTTVMTVSVFAAAVLGLLVAVAPNAETLLALRALQGVALAGLPATAMAYLAEEVHPGSLAGAMGLYVAGNSIGGMSSRLLTGAVSDAWGWRWALAAVGAVALLAAVAFRLLLPRARNFRPSPVSPRALLRTLGGHLGDPAMRRLYAAGLLLMAVFGAVYNLVGYRLAAAPFSLPETAVGLVFLVYLAGTVTSARTGALTARFGRAGVLHGGVALAAVGILATLSDLLPVVLLGLVLVTAGFFAGHSTASAAVSGRAATGRAQATALYLGAYYLGSSLGGPVAGVPFQTFGWPAVVVFALLALAATAALVPRAALRPGR from the coding sequence ATGACCACCGCCACGCTCGCTCCCTCCCCCACCACTCCCCCGCACCCCCGGCCGGCCACCGCGCCGACCACGTCCGCCCAGGCCCCGTGCCGCGATCCGCGCCACCGCGCGGGCAGCCCGGCCTTCCGCCGCGTCAACTTCGCCCTGCTGGCCGCCGGGATCGCCACCTTCGCCCTGCTGTACTCCACGCAGGCGCTGCTGCCGGCGATCTCCGACGGACTCGGGCTGAGCCCGGCGCGCGCCAGCCTCACCGTCTCCTTCGCCACCGGCGCCCTCGCCCTGGCGGTCATCCCGGTCAGCGCGCTCTCCGAGCGGTACGGGCGCACCACGGTCATGACGGTGTCGGTGTTCGCCGCCGCCGTGCTGGGGCTGCTCGTCGCCGTCGCCCCGAACGCGGAGACGCTGCTCGCCCTGCGCGCCCTCCAGGGCGTCGCCCTGGCCGGCCTGCCCGCCACCGCCATGGCCTACCTCGCCGAGGAGGTGCACCCCGGCTCGCTGGCCGGCGCCATGGGGCTGTACGTGGCCGGCAACAGCATCGGCGGAATGTCCTCCCGCCTGCTCACCGGGGCGGTGTCGGACGCCTGGGGCTGGCGCTGGGCGCTGGCCGCCGTCGGCGCCGTCGCGCTGCTCGCCGCCGTCGCCTTCCGGCTGCTGCTCCCCCGGGCCCGCAACTTCCGTCCCAGCCCGGTCAGTCCCCGGGCGCTGCTGCGCACCCTCGGCGGGCACCTCGGCGACCCGGCGATGCGCCGGCTCTACGCGGCCGGCCTGCTGCTGATGGCGGTGTTCGGCGCGGTCTACAACCTGGTCGGCTACCGCCTGGCCGCCGCGCCGTTCTCGCTCCCGGAGACGGCGGTGGGGCTGGTGTTCCTGGTGTACCTCGCCGGCACCGTCACCTCGGCCCGGACCGGCGCGCTGACCGCCCGCTTCGGCCGCGCCGGTGTGCTGCACGGCGGTGTCGCGCTGGCCGCGGTGGGCATCCTGGCCACGCTGTCCGACCTGCTGCCGGTGGTCCTGCTGGGCCTGGTGCTGGTCACGGCGGGCTTCTTCGCCGGCCACTCCACGGCCTCAGCCGCCGTCAGCGGCCGTGCGGCGACGGGCCGTGCCCAGGCGACCGCGCTCTACCTCGGCGCCTACTACCTGGGCAGCAGCCTGGGCGGCCCGGTCGCCGGCGTCCCGTTCCAGACGTTCGGCTGGCCGGCCGTCGTGGTCTTCGCGCTGCTGGCCCTGGCCGCCACCGCCGCGCTGGTCCCCCGGGCCGCCCTGCGCCCGGGCCGGTGA
- a CDS encoding ABC transporter ATP-binding protein, with translation MPTASAPAGPPPADGGTPPAVELRGITKRFPGVVANSDIGLTVRRGTVHAIVGENGAGKSTLMKILYGMQKPDEGTISVDGRVVDFDTPADAIACGIGMVHQHFMLADNLTVLENVVLGGERLHGIGSRARARVREISDAYGLGVRPDVLVEDLGVAERQRLEILKVLYRGARTIILDEPTAVLVPQEVDALFDNLRELKSEGLTVIFISHKLGEVLSVADEISVIRRGTTVATGILPDRTTPRDLAELMVGSELPAPPPRENTITDRVVLEVTDLTLSAAGPSAEAADTTGMVTEGAVAHDTSRLLLDGVSLTIRAGEVLGIAGVEGNGQSELVEALMGIRRPDRGTVRLDGEDVTEAPTRRRREAGVGYIPEDRHRQGLLLESPLWENRILGHVSERPNSRGALLTPGAARADTERIVREYDVRTPGIEVTAASLSGGNQQKLIFGREMSSSPKLLIAAHPTRGVDVGAQAAIWDQLRQARREGLAVLLISADLDELIGLSDTLKVMYGGRIVADADPTTVTPEQLGSAMTGAAGATGGTGDATTDQPEAPGGAGTTEPAGEPADPADPAQEPATGTSEADDAGK, from the coding sequence TGCCGTCGAGCTCCGCGGCATCACCAAACGCTTCCCCGGCGTCGTCGCCAACTCCGACATCGGCCTGACCGTGCGCCGCGGCACCGTCCACGCCATCGTCGGAGAGAACGGCGCCGGCAAGTCCACCCTGATGAAGATCCTCTACGGCATGCAGAAGCCGGACGAGGGCACCATCTCGGTGGACGGCCGCGTGGTGGACTTCGACACCCCGGCCGACGCCATCGCCTGCGGCATCGGCATGGTGCACCAGCACTTCATGCTGGCGGACAACCTCACCGTGCTGGAGAACGTCGTCCTCGGCGGCGAGCGGCTGCACGGCATCGGCTCCCGCGCCCGGGCCCGGGTGCGCGAGATCTCCGACGCCTACGGCCTCGGCGTCCGCCCCGACGTGCTCGTGGAGGACCTCGGCGTGGCCGAGCGGCAGCGCCTGGAGATCCTCAAGGTGCTCTACCGCGGCGCCCGCACCATCATTCTCGACGAGCCGACCGCCGTCCTGGTTCCCCAGGAGGTCGACGCGCTCTTCGACAACCTGCGGGAGCTGAAGTCCGAGGGCCTGACGGTCATCTTCATCTCGCACAAGCTGGGCGAGGTGCTCTCCGTCGCCGACGAGATCAGCGTGATCCGCCGCGGCACCACCGTCGCCACCGGCATCCTGCCGGACCGGACCACCCCCCGGGACCTCGCCGAGCTCATGGTCGGCAGCGAACTGCCGGCCCCGCCGCCGCGCGAGAACACCATCACCGACCGGGTGGTCCTGGAGGTCACCGACCTCACCCTCTCCGCCGCCGGCCCCTCCGCCGAGGCCGCCGACACCACCGGCATGGTCACCGAGGGCGCCGTCGCCCACGACACCTCCCGGCTGCTGCTCGACGGCGTGTCCCTCACCATCCGCGCCGGCGAGGTGCTGGGCATCGCCGGCGTCGAGGGCAACGGCCAGTCCGAACTGGTCGAGGCGCTGATGGGGATCCGCCGCCCGGACCGGGGAACCGTCCGGCTGGACGGCGAGGACGTCACCGAGGCGCCGACCCGCCGCCGCCGCGAGGCCGGTGTCGGCTACATCCCCGAGGACCGGCACCGGCAGGGCCTGCTGCTGGAGTCCCCGCTGTGGGAGAACCGCATCCTCGGCCACGTCAGCGAGCGGCCCAACAGCCGCGGCGCGCTGCTCACCCCCGGCGCCGCCCGGGCCGACACCGAGCGGATCGTGCGCGAGTACGACGTGCGCACGCCCGGCATCGAGGTGACCGCCGCCTCGCTGTCCGGCGGCAACCAGCAGAAGCTGATCTTCGGCCGGGAGATGAGCTCCTCGCCGAAGCTCCTGATCGCCGCCCACCCCACCCGGGGCGTGGACGTCGGCGCCCAGGCGGCGATCTGGGACCAGCTGCGGCAGGCGCGCCGGGAGGGGCTGGCGGTGCTGCTGATCTCCGCCGACCTCGACGAGCTGATCGGCCTGTCCGACACCCTGAAGGTGATGTACGGCGGGCGGATCGTCGCCGACGCCGACCCGACCACCGTCACCCCGGAGCAGCTCGGCAGCGCGATGACCGGCGCCGCCGGCGCCACCGGCGGGACCGGGGACGCGACGACGGACCAGCCCGAGGCGCCCGGCGGGGCCGGGACCACCGAGCCCGCGGGGGAGCCGGCCGACCCGGCCGACCCCGCGCAGGAGCCGGCGACCGGGACGAGCGAGGCCGACGATGCCGGGAAGTGA
- a CDS encoding cytidine deaminase gives MDWERLREHARTMMSRAYAPYSKYPVGAAALVDDGRVVGGCNVENAAYGVALCAECGLVSELVASGGGRLVAFACVDGAGRVLMPCGRCRQLLWEHGGPELLVDTASGVRPMSAVLPDAFGVEDLSR, from the coding sequence GTGGACTGGGAGCGGCTGCGCGAGCACGCCCGGACCATGATGAGCCGCGCCTACGCCCCCTACTCGAAGTACCCGGTGGGCGCGGCGGCGCTGGTCGACGACGGCCGGGTGGTCGGCGGCTGCAACGTGGAGAACGCCGCCTACGGCGTCGCGCTGTGCGCGGAGTGCGGGCTGGTCTCCGAGCTGGTGGCCAGTGGCGGCGGCCGGCTGGTGGCCTTCGCCTGCGTGGACGGCGCGGGCCGGGTGCTGATGCCCTGCGGCCGGTGCCGACAGCTGCTGTGGGAGCACGGCGGCCCGGAGCTGCTGGTGGACACCGCCTCCGGGGTGCGTCCGATGAGCGCGGTGCTGCCCGACGCCTTCGGCGTGGAGGACCTGTCCCGCTGA
- a CDS encoding VanZ family protein — MQPHVPAASGDVATRDVPTASPYGPTERPDGAPVPPPGPGRSHGARLRRWAVLLLVADLVVLFVAHLRPLTVPWVPDANFEPLATLLPVGDSWRTVFRWGSEWLWFAPLGALQPLVRGVRPGARWSAGAVRVLGWSLVASVCLELAQSQVTGRTFNVDDIVLALLAALLGYLAATPLLRRLAR, encoded by the coding sequence GTGCAGCCACATGTCCCGGCGGCTTCCGGGGACGTCGCGACCCGCGACGTCCCCACAGCCTCCCCGTACGGCCCCACCGAGCGGCCGGATGGTGCTCCCGTCCCTCCGCCGGGGCCCGGGCGTTCCCACGGCGCGCGCCTGCGCCGCTGGGCCGTGCTGCTCCTGGTGGCCGACCTGGTGGTGCTGTTCGTCGCGCACCTGCGGCCGCTGACCGTGCCCTGGGTGCCGGACGCCAACTTCGAGCCGCTGGCGACCCTGCTGCCGGTGGGTGACTCCTGGCGGACCGTGTTCCGCTGGGGATCGGAATGGCTCTGGTTCGCCCCCCTGGGCGCACTGCAGCCGCTGGTGCGCGGGGTGCGCCCGGGCGCCCGCTGGTCGGCGGGCGCGGTGCGGGTGCTCGGCTGGTCGCTGGTGGCGTCGGTCTGCCTGGAGCTGGCGCAGAGCCAGGTGACCGGGCGGACGTTCAACGTCGACGACATCGTGCTGGCGCTGCTCGCGGCGCTGCTCGGCTACCTGGCCGCCACCCCGCTGCTGCGCCGACTGGCGCGCTGA
- a CDS encoding ABC transporter permease, with protein sequence MTTAVKTAPRTPGGGGPAGATRLARTARRLTLGRALLIAAGGLLLVSLVRVITGVDDLTSPGQVAGTLALAVPIGMAALGGLWSERAGVVNIGLEGMMILGTWFGAWAGYQWGPWVGLLVGVLGGALGGLLHAVITVGFGVDHIVSGVAINILAAGVTRYLSTLIFDEAEGGSATQSPTVDAPATITVPGLSDGLASLADRGWFFVSDLAGVLAGFVTGLSTFTLLAILLVVGSYLVLWRTSFGLRLRSCGENPIAAESLGVNVYRYKYAAVIISGGLAGLGGVFLVEVASNIYREGQTGGRGFIGLAAMIFGNWRPGGLAAGAGLFGYVDSLSLRSGSSVLALVLLVAILLVGLAAWSAWRRRWISAAVSAVVAVAAFYWWLAGDEVPSQFVSFAPHLTTLLVLALASQRLRPPKAAGASYRKGQGK encoded by the coding sequence GTGACGACCGCCGTCAAGACCGCGCCGCGGACCCCGGGCGGCGGGGGCCCCGCCGGCGCCACCCGGCTGGCCCGCACCGCCCGCCGGCTCACCCTCGGCCGGGCGCTGCTCATCGCCGCCGGCGGCCTGCTCCTGGTCTCCCTGGTGCGGGTGATCACCGGCGTCGACGACCTCACCTCCCCCGGTCAGGTCGCCGGAACGCTCGCCCTCGCCGTGCCGATCGGCATGGCCGCCCTCGGCGGCCTGTGGTCCGAACGCGCCGGGGTCGTCAACATCGGCCTCGAAGGCATGATGATCCTCGGCACCTGGTTCGGCGCCTGGGCCGGCTACCAGTGGGGCCCTTGGGTGGGCCTGCTGGTCGGCGTGCTCGGCGGCGCCCTCGGCGGCCTGCTGCACGCCGTGATCACGGTCGGCTTCGGCGTCGACCACATCGTCTCCGGTGTGGCGATCAACATCCTCGCGGCCGGCGTGACCCGCTACCTGTCCACGCTGATCTTCGACGAGGCGGAGGGCGGCAGCGCCACCCAGTCCCCGACGGTCGACGCGCCGGCGACGATCACCGTCCCCGGGCTCTCCGACGGCCTGGCCTCGCTCGCCGACCGGGGCTGGTTCTTCGTCTCCGACCTCGCCGGCGTGCTCGCCGGCTTCGTCACCGGCCTGTCCACCTTCACCCTGCTGGCCATCCTCCTGGTGGTCGGGTCCTACCTGGTGCTGTGGCGGACGTCGTTCGGCCTGCGGCTGCGCTCCTGCGGTGAGAACCCGATCGCCGCGGAGTCCCTGGGCGTCAACGTCTACCGCTACAAGTACGCCGCGGTGATCATCTCCGGTGGACTCGCCGGACTCGGCGGTGTCTTCCTGGTCGAGGTCGCCTCCAACATCTACCGTGAGGGGCAGACCGGCGGGCGCGGCTTCATCGGCCTGGCCGCGATGATCTTCGGCAACTGGCGTCCCGGCGGCCTGGCCGCCGGCGCGGGCCTGTTCGGCTACGTGGACAGCCTCTCGCTGCGCTCCGGCAGTTCGGTGCTGGCGCTGGTGCTGCTGGTCGCCATCCTGCTGGTCGGCCTGGCGGCGTGGAGCGCCTGGCGCCGGCGCTGGATCAGCGCCGCGGTCAGCGCCGTGGTCGCGGTGGCGGCCTTCTACTGGTGGCTGGCCGGTGACGAGGTGCCGAGCCAGTTCGTCTCCTTCGCCCCGCACCTGACCACGCTGCTGGTGCTGGCACTGGCCTCGCAGCGGCTGCGTCCGCCCAAGGCCGCGGGCGCGTCGTACCGGAAGGGGCAGGGCAAGTGA